CAAGAAGCTGAGTCCGTTCGAGGCTCTACGAAACGAAGCTCTCGAGTTTATCGACAGCTTAGTGAAGTGAGACACATTTCCTTTCTTATGCAATTAATTACATAAACATTGTAGAAACTCTTCTTTGACTGATACCTCTCTCCCACCCAGGAGTCACCTGTCTCCCCCAGAGTCTCAGACACTGTATGAAGTTTGTTACTACACTTCCTCTGCTACTGTGAGACGCCACCTTAACGCAACACCTCGCACCTCCATCCAGGCTGCACTCAACAGTCCCTACTATTATCTCCAGGTACATGTGcctcttcttgttcttcttatCAAGTGTGTAACTGTCTTGCAGGGCTCCCACgcagtatggaaaagtatggaatttgaTTTAAGTCATCTGGATAAGTATGAACTTGACTGGAGCCTCTTCCCTGTTTGACTCCTCTTCCAGAACGAAAGCCTAAAGACGGAGGATGGGACCGTCTCTAACGCTGCTCCTGATATCTGCATTGCATACAAACTCCATCTTGAGTGCGGCAGGCTGATTAACCTTTACGACTGGCTGGAAGTGAgtttatatatttaataatttGATAGTGTAATGCAACTACACCAACCTCTGTCTTTAAGGGAAAACAAGATGATGTTTACACAGCGTGTGATTTTAACTATCTACAATAACAGCACCTTTGCCCTGCAAAGTTTGATGGTTGgaagtttgtttttcctctccagATCGGATCAATGTGTCACGTTATTGAtctgaaaatcaaatatcagcCCAGAATGGACCTGATACTGACATGaaacctgtgtttgtgtttttaggcCTATGCCACTGTTGTCTCTGCGGCTGAGGGTAACAACCCAGATTCTGACAATTACGGGAAAGTGGATGAAGTCAAACAGTATCCTTTATctgcaaacatgtttttccCCATCACACTATCCCACCATTTTCATACTCGCTTAATGTTGTGATGATTTGATTGCGAGAACCCTATCTTAATTTTTTAAGGACATGTAACACAGTTAATTCTTATGATGGTGGTTCATGATAGACGAGGTGGTCGGTCATAACATTAAAACCACAGGTAAAGTGAATAACACTGAACATCtcgttacagtgcaatgttctgtttGGAAACCTTAGGTCGTGGCATTCATGTGAATGCCAATTGACATGCACCACCCACCCATCGGCCTCCCTGATGACAGTGGCCcctccagcaggataatgcaccataccacactgcaaaaactgctcaagaATGGCCTGAGGAATATGacagagctcaaggtgtcaaccCGGCCTCTACATTCCCCATATTCCAATAAGATCGAGCATTCATGGGATGTACTGGCATTCCACCTCGCAGCCCACAGGACTCAGAAGATCCACCGCCAGCGCCCTGGTGCTTGACACCCAGACACATGGGCAcagacacaggacctctggggtacTGGCATGTCCCATGGATGCTCGATCGGATTGGGATGTGGGGAACTTGGAGGCCTGGTCGaagccttgagctctttgtcacattcctcagaccattcctgaacagtttctgcagtgtggcatggcacattgtcctgctggggtgCCACTGCCACTAGGGAGTCGTCGCTATGAAGGGGTGTACTTTGTCTGGACCAGTGTttgtcaggtggcatccacatgaacgCCAGCACCAATGGTTTTCCGGCATTGTAACGACACGATCGatgttactcacttcacctCTCAGTGGTTTTGATGTTGCGGCCGATCAGTATGAATGACAGTGAAACAAGTATAACCCTAATGGAGAAATGTTGATCCTTAGCGTGTTCTCTAGCGCTCGTTTCATCCGAGCTGTGTCTGAGCTCGAATTTTTGGGCTTCATAAAGTCCACCAGGCAGAAGACTGACCACGTGGCTCGACTCACCTGGGGAGGCTGCTGACCAAACACTGAGAAGCCACACGCACCTTTTTACATATACCTTATCTGTGGCTGCTGTCGAACCTCAATTAAGTTCTCATCCACTCGTAATGGATTTACATTTTGTGTATTTCCCTCTAATAAAATATATGGGAGTAGTTTCTGATAATCACGGTGCTGtgcatgtttattttgtattcatAGTTGTGCACTAAGCAAAACGCATTGTGCCGCTCTATCACCAGGTACTGGGTGTTCCAAGAAACTTAGTGCTAAGAGTGTTGAAACTTAACTTGGTATCATAGAGCTGATATTGCTAGACCCAAAGCATAGTGTAGTCAATTAAAAGAAAGGAGTTCTTTTTCATAAAGGctatgaataaagattacagGGGTGGACACGCTGTGCAGGAGTTGTCATTTACTGAGTAAGATCGTTAGGAAAAAGCCTGATTCTGACATCTTTATATGAAAAGGATTTCTTCGTTTAATATAGCCACAGAAATGTCCAACATATAGCACAACAATTCTCAACTCTTTAAAagactttttattgtttttgtccaaTAAGTACATTGGTTTCAAAGTGATACcagcaaaacaaaagtcaaaataaataaaacactggtagggagaacaaaaaaaaaacttgcccACTTTATGCtcaattttaaaaagcaatgaACAGAGGACAAACTGCAAACACATCCTCTCTGTTctgctgcgtttcttccacttcctctcagaTTGACCAGCAAACCTTAAGTAAAACTCTTGCGCCgctttatcttatttacatgtaacaaacagaaaacaagtgaCAAAGCCTGGAATGCTGGGAATCATTACAAAAGTGAGATAACTGTAGATACACGTACAGCAGGAGGAACATAGGCCACTGGTAGAGATAGGGTCCATTCATTTACATAAGGAAGCACCTAGTTGCTTACAACAGAGTGGTAACAACCGACAACAGCTTCATATAAACCTTTTGCCCAAAGACAGAAATATGGCACAGTAAGAAAAGTTTCATTTAAACTTGCTAAACTGAATCTCTTACAATGATGAGCTTTTTTAGTTTTCGTCGTCTTCTCCTCACTTGAGATATCACATGATAGCTTGCAGCAAGAGAAGGCCGTCTTGCAAAGATTTCTGGGCCACACTCAGGAAACATCtggagaagagggagagatgaaacAAAATACAGAAACCAGACTTGTTACTTTAAACTTCAAAAGGCGGAGCTCGGGCCAAGATCCGAGACTTTCTCACATCCAGCGTCTGAGACAGGAATGTGGAAATAATTTAAGATGAGATGAAGGAACTCACAGCTTGCAGGTTGCTCCCCGAATCGTCGCATTAGCTGATCGTGTGTGAACTTCACAAAGGTGTCGTATTGTTCTGAAATGTACAGGACAGGAAATCAGGATTAGTATTGTACAGCTAAATGTGAAGCCTTGTGTGCATTATTGGAACTTGTCTCGTATGTTATCATTTCCCACAGACTTTTGGCTGTGGCGCAGatcaagggtgtaggtttcatTTCGACACTGGGAAGGAGGGACACATGAAACTGGGGGTTTGGGGTTCTCTCACAGGAATCTGGGgaatttttatgcacaaatttgtaacttttctgcatcaatttacgGTGAAAATgtctatatttttgtcaaaatacaagtcctctgctactttaattttttattagGGTGGgaagacaaatgcacatgttctaaatactgaCAGAAACGTGACCCTTGCATCCCTCCCGAAATCTACGCCTGTGGTATCGGTCACTTTTAGTCACTGATAATATTTACTGTGGTCAGGAATGAGTCAATCTTGCTTTGTGAAGTAAAACATACCAAGCACATGCTGCTACAGTGTCACAATTTTGAGGATTTGGTTGCTTTGCtcattttataaagacatttaaTATCATAACTTTCCTTTTGACAGTTGCTCAGACACTTCAGGACATAATTTTTGAGCTCTGGTACCTTGGGAACTTAGGGAAGCTAAGGAATTCAGTATGCAACTCATTATTGACAGtcacaataaaacaactatATTAGTGCTGCAAAGATAAGTGCATTAACTGTGACCTACATCAACATGATCTGCTTCTCAAATGCCATGATTTGCAACTGGATACCTTCAGGTTCAGGTTGATTTGTGTTCCTCTGAGTCACAACAACTTGCTCAATGTGTACCAACCTGCCAGTTTTGAAGTCATAGTCTCCTCATACTCCTCCCGCACCTtctcttccctttctgtcaGCAGGCGTTCACAGATCATTCCAACTTGTCTGAGAGTGAATAATGGCTGTTCTTTTCTAGTAGGAGAAACGCCTCCAGAGGACGTTCCTGCAcaaatcaaaaaagaaaaacctaaGAATCGAGGCGCGTGTGGTATTTCTGGGTGCCTGTCATGGTAATTCTGGAGCAGCCTCTCCTGTAGGCAGTGTGTTACTCAACCAACCTGGCATGCTGGAAACATTCATAGTAGACGACTGGGATGGGGACTCTGGAGAATAGCAGCACTCTGACTGTTGGTAGCCTCCATCTAGATGCTTCCTCTTTTGAATGCGTTTGTACTCCTGCTTAATGCTGTTGAGGATTTGTTCTGGGGGGacaaaagaaagtaaaaaacaGTGAGAGGTTTGTTGGTGAAGACAAAACTGCTGCCATGTCAGGACCCCACACTGATAAGCATATTTGTTTTCCTGTTTATCAGTGTGGTTCAAGGTGTTGCTAATGCCTCCCAAGCCCCTGGCTGGTCACCAAGCAGGCCAACTTGGCCAACATTACCTGCACTAAGCCTTGACGACGACTCCCCAAATGGCGAAGGCTCCATGCTAAGATACTTCCTAGGGGATGAGGATGAGGACGATGGGGACACGGGGATGCATCTTCGTCTTTTAGGGGAAGTAGGGCTCATCAGCGGATCGAAATCCATGGTCCTCTTCAGGGTGGCTCCACACGCCATGACTTCAGTTAGTtaaaggaaaaggaggaggggggtgcaAAAATGCCgaaacaagacaataatgaaGCGATAACTTCAGTTATTTCAGACAACAGCTAACCACAGCATTCTTCAACACGACTTGCTCATTACAGTGTGACTTGTTCTGCTAAAACCAGCTTCCTGCGCTGAGGGATACACGCTAAGCATACTGCGCAGCTGAGGCTTTAAATAtttgctagcaagctaacgctAGCCGCGCTTGCTAGCcaataatcaaaaagaaaacaaagctaacgttagctttggcTGCCGTTGGCAGAACAGTGCGCTCGCGTGCACATTTCAATAAAACTGTTTCTTACCTTTTGAGGTGGGTGTCGGTTTGTCCAACTGCGGTCAACAACTCGTGTTGCTCTGAAAGTTGCTTCCCAAAAGTTGAAGTGACGGCCAGCCGGCTGCGGGCCAACTGTCTGCTGTTAGACAGGGAGCTAGCTAACGCAACTTAGCTGCTTGTTTTTGATATGGGGCTGTCGGCTTCTCCGGCTCGTGACGTCACGTTCGAACTGCGCCACAATGCATTCTGGGTCGTGTAGTGAAACACGGCAAAGGATGAGAAATAAAAGGATGATAACGCCCTAAAACGGCAAATATCATCCGATTTTTTTCCTATTTAATTTATTCACATTATAGCCCCTTTCTGCTTTTTAATGAACCACAACTCAATTCCTCAGTATGATCAATCCATGGAAAATAACAGACAATAAATAGATTATCCCTCTTATCTACACAGGAGGGCagtgttacacaaaaaaaacccacagacCTGACCACTCCAACTCCACAGTTCAGTACTATTTAGTTTACTTTTCACATTCTCtaacatgtataatgtgttGAAAAATACAAATCTGACTTTACTCACACTTCAACAATTAACTTCGCTTTATGGAGCAGTGGCCCCCCAAAAAGTCTAAGGGTCACAGGATGCAGGAATACTTAAAAatctatttgtattttttcccccTAACCTTTCTCAACTtatgttttaatgttgtagGAAATATTTTCATCTAGTAAGGCCCTAAAGTCATCAAGTTAAAAATTTAAAAGTCCTTCTCTGCTCAAACTGCTCATTATTCATGTCTGAATTAAGACAGTAGCCTGTGAGGAGGGGTTACAAGTAGCATAGGTGAATTGTGACACAGTGGACCCCTTGGCCTCGATGCATATAAGGTCCCACCTCaggcaaatacaacatgctgttGTTTCAATCCCCACAGAGTTGAATATCCCATATTGCTTAGAGGCCAGTTCAGCACATGTCAAGTCCTGTAGGAAAACTGTGGGGATAAAAACACTAATTTAAACTGTATCATAAAAGTTTCTTTTTTATGACATCTTCAAAGTGAATGTTAGGCTATtccttcagtttttcttttcttaggACTTCCGGGGCTCTGACATTGACATGACGACTGAGCCCTCTGACAAGAAATGAAAAGTTATTCATAGTGACTTCACACAAATGCTCTTTCTTAGGGGTTCCATTTGCATTTGGGCCCcataggcctgttcagtaatacACCTATGACAAGTAGACATTGCCTCAGGGGGTCACAAGTAATTGCCATTACTTGTACTAAAACATGCACTATATATTTTGCCTGTAACTGCTCCACGTCTGCATACTGTCCATACTATTAATACCTATCATAGTGTATTTATATCTGCTTACCACTATACATATGCAAATGCAAAACCACATGTCTCAGTATTGTACTCTGTGCAATGACAGTTAAGTTTAACCTAATCTCACCACACACACTATAAGCCGCAGGTGCTGATGTGATGGTTTGCTGAGATTCCATTGTTTTattcaggaaaaaaagacaccagGTATGTTGAAGAAATTATGATAAAAATAGACAAATTTCATATATTTATTGAACTCATGTCCTTGCTTACACACACCATTATGAGACACCATGGCACAATGGATGCGTCACAGAAATACCAAAGTGTAGCTTCTCACAAAATGCTCTAACTGTTCCATAAGCACATGTGTAATAAGCAGCTATGTAACATTCCCAAATCACTACAGACTAAAGTTTTGATTTGATCAAAAAGCCGTTCATGTTTCAAAGAATGACTCACCATTTTGCTTTGCAAAgtacaagtttaaaaaaatatacaataaataaaGTCAAATTACATTATAGTGCCAAAGTTCACAATATCATGGTCTTACAAGATCAACGATAGCTGAGTTCAAATCACTGATGGGTTGCTGAGTTTTTATTTACAAGCAGTGTGCTGTCGTTCAAAACTGACATGTTGCATGAAGGTAGACACAGTTTCACCTCGCATTACTGCCACAATATTGCTATGATGTGATGTGAAAACAGAAGGAACAAAAGGGAACGTTGTAGTTTTCTACCTTGAAGCTGAAATCTGTAACATTATGCACATTCGAACCACAGCAAAGGTGACAGAGCAGAGTGTCGGGTTTGTACTGAATTAAATTTAGTCGATCAGACATGTGCAACCTGACAAACTGTTTCTCAGTGAGAGAGTAAAGATATAATGAACAGTCTTGGCATACTCCATCATATAGCTGgctataataatatataaatgttACAGATTTCAGCTTGAAAGTAACAAAATCTTGTTCTTCAATTGTGGGTCTAAGTCATTTTTTGGCACACTTCACAGTAACAGAGCAGTGCACTAGGAGGGGCTATTCTACAATAACTTCACAGTTGTACCAGAGCTTGTTTTTTAGACCGGCTCGGCAGTAGAACTCTCAGTCACTCCAGAAACGGTAACCTGGGCTACTTTTATTCGAGTCTTTCCACAGCTGGCACCGTTTCTCCCCGCCCTGCCTGCTGCGGCTCTCACACTCCTCCTGAGCCAGTCAGCCTCAGCGCTGTTGTCCGGAGACTGCGACGCTCCCCAGCACATATGGCAGATATTGAGGAAGGCCCTGCGCAGGTCTTTGCTCCTCATGGCGTAGATCACAGGGTTCACTGTGGAGTTGAGCAGGGTGAGCATGCTGCAAAAGGCAAACACAGTCTTGATGAAGTCGTTCACCTTCCCAAAGAGGTCGTAAACCATGATGGCTAGAAGCGGGCCCCAGCAGATGATGAGGGCCACTAGGATCAGAACCAGGGTTTTGGCCAGGCGGAGGTCCATGCGGGCCTGCTCGGGCCTCACCGTCTGCACTTTGGTCCCCTCTGCTGTGTAGACGATCACACTCCTCTGGGAGCTGCGGCTCAGCATCCGGACAGCATGGTTGTGGGACTTCCAGAGAATGAACATGTAGGCGTAGATGATGAACAGGACCAGTATGCTTGTCATCCCGATCCAGAACATCAGGTACTTCTGGTCGATTAGAGGAAAAATGTCCGAGCAGACAGAGTTGAGACGCTTGCAGTTCCACcccagcagcggcagcagcgaGAAGACAATAGAGATGGTCCACATCAAACTGAAGGCAATGACCGCTTTCGTCTTTGTGACGATGCTTTTGTACGCCATGGGCCTGTGGATGGAGATGTAGCGGTCGATTGCGGTGAGAAACAGACTGCCCACAGAGGCGGTGAAGGAGGCGATGACCCCTGCCAGCTTGAATAGGAAAACATTAGGGCTGTCCTTCCTGTGGAGGACATGGAAATCCAGAAAGCTGTACACAAAAATGATGCTGCCTATCAGATCGGCCACAGCCAGGCTGCCTATGAAGTGATAGGAAGGCCGAGATCGAAGCGTCTGGGAGTGTAGGATCACACACAGCACCATGAGGTTCTCCAGCACTGTAAATGTACCCAGGGTGAGCGCCAAGATGGCAACTGCGAGCTGCTGAGCAGGAGTGAGGATCATAAAACACTCCATGTTGTCCACAAAGTCCTCCCCACACTGCGGCGCCCCTCCGCTCTCCACAGAGGTGCCATTACTTAGCAGAAAGTCTGAAACATTGGTGGGGAAAATGGGCGAGAGGCCACCATAAATGACCTCCTTATTTCCAGGGACGAGTCCAGGGAGGGAGTTGCTAATGGAGGCAGAGTGCGGCTTCTCGAAGTGGAATCGGTTCTTGATTAGAGTCGAGTCAATGGAGGGGTCATCGTAGCTGGCGTCGTTGGAGCCGAGATACTGGACACCTGTCGTTAGTGTGCTCATCGTGGTGCCTGCTATCCTGTGCAGAGCCAACTTCATGGCTGGTTTGTGGTTGTGGAGATGCTCAGTGGAGAGGAGTGTGATGTAACCGCATTAAATCCATGCAAAAAGACACctatgaagaaaaaaagaagatttttttaacataaagaatgcaataatttaataaaaaatatctaTTGCATTTGTctcttaaaatatttaaatacatgcaGAAACATGAATGGTTAACACAGCAGAACATTAATTTGTTGCTGGGAGACATTGGGGGAATTTGTGCATCGGCCAGCTGACTCCAGAGCAGATGCATCCCAGACAATAGTGGGAAACTGAACAGTTGATGACAAACCTGTGCAGCCTCGGGGGAAATCATGGCATTAAGTATGTAGGACAGACAGGCTTTCTTATTAATTAAAGCAGGTCATTAGGCATTaagcttgtttttttcctcaataATCATTGGATTAATTAGACATCAAGGGAGGGAAACAAGATAAAGAGTGCACAGATCTGTCCAATGATCCATTTACGTTTTGATGCCAGTAATGATGATATTAATTATGTACAGTTAAGTTTGCATGAAGGTTTTGGAATAAGATGTTCCTTAAAGAGCAGGAACAATGTTGCCAATTAAACATGACATGACCCGCTGCGAGGgaaatttattaaaagaaaatctgGATCAAAGCTGCGCAAACATAATGAGCAATAAGAACAAATTACGCACGCGTAAATTATTTAACTAACAcagaaattaataataataaagaaaacgTACCTTGATTTTCTGAGCACAAACATCTTGTCCCGATCCATAACGCAAAAAAATATGAATCTAACTAAACTGGGAGTAAACCAGTCTGCAGTCTTCACTTTCTTCTCCAACAGTTGCAGCAACTCCACAAAGAACTGGAAGCCGGTGTAAAATTACAAGTGTTGTTGTTTGGATGATGCGCCGGGGGAATTGTCGTGTGTTGACTCCCCAGATACTGTCAATGTCAAATACAGTAAAGCCGGGCAGGCAGCCGGTGGAGacagagtgtgtgagtgagtgtgtatgcgtgtgcgtgtgtgtgtttgtaggagCGGGCGGCGTTAAGGCTCCTTTTTGTGCGCCTGCTGGTCACGTGGTCTGAGGTGTTTGAGCGCAGGAGGAAGTTTATCTCTGAGCATCATCCACACCTATTTATACAAGAGcaaaacagctgctgcaggcAGGACATGAAAACCAGCCTTTAACCCGTGTGTTTTTATCGTTCAGTGTCCCAATTATAATCACAATAACAGTCATTATAATAATCATAGCTGctatattcatttttttcctctttaaatGCCTTTTTTTGCATGTCTTCTGTCAGTGTGCAGCAACGTATTCAAGTGCTAACCCTTCTATTTGCCACATAAGtcaatattttcacatttatatGTTAAACAGGCAATGCATGATGAAATATATACCCATTTTGTCATCCTCAGTCAAAgagatgtacagtatgttatCCCACACAGTCACATTATTAATGTTTTGGGTCAATCAGACGTCAGTTTCATCGCATCTTTTCATCGAGAAGGACATCACACATGAGTCAACATTCCTGTAAGtgtgccagtgttagccagctggttccttttcaactgcagtcctttggTGAGATGTTCTGAAAAAGTGACAGACGAAGAAATACAGTTTAACTCTCCGTCAGATCTCTTGTGAACAAACTTACCAAACGCCAGTGACAAAGATACAAATAAACTTTCTGTCAGCATCAACCGCAGATGGAGAGCATttgaaaagcggttgtttttaaTCTTGTTTTACAGCTGGAGtcacaaacagaaataaaaatgacaatgtCACTATGATAATACAATGGTAAGTATTTTATGGGCTGTAAAACAAGTTTGAAGTACGGTATTCACACATCCATCTGTCTCAGATGCAGGTGCGTTAGAATAGGCTATTTGAGTCTTTGAGCAGAAAACCTCACTcactgctcttgctcagcttcAAAATTTATTAGTACCACTAACATTTCAGTCCTACTGGACCTTGGTCAAGAGTGTTCCATTGACGAAGACACTCTTGA
This Epinephelus lanceolatus isolate andai-2023 chromosome 15, ASM4190304v1, whole genome shotgun sequence DNA region includes the following protein-coding sequences:
- the LOC117266718 gene encoding akirin-2-like; its protein translation is MACGATLKRTMDFDPLMSPTSPKRRRCIPVSPSSSSSSPRKYLSMEPSPFGESSSRLSAEQILNSIKQEYKRIQKRKHLDGGYQQSECCYSPESPSQSSTMNVSSMPGTSSGGVSPTRKEQPLFTLRQVGMICERLLTEREEKVREEYEETMTSKLAEQYDTFVKFTHDQLMRRFGEQPASYVS
- the LOC117266828 gene encoding cannabinoid receptor type 1B-like, producing MKLALHRIAGTTMSTLTTGVQYLGSNDASYDDPSIDSTLIKNRFHFEKPHSASISNSLPGLVPGNKEVIYGGLSPIFPTNVSDFLLSNGTSVESGGAPQCGEDFVDNMECFMILTPAQQLAVAILALTLGTFTVLENLMVLCVILHSQTLRSRPSYHFIGSLAVADLIGSIIFVYSFLDFHVLHRKDSPNVFLFKLAGVIASFTASVGSLFLTAIDRYISIHRPMAYKSIVTKTKAVIAFSLMWTISIVFSLLPLLGWNCKRLNSVCSDIFPLIDQKYLMFWIGMTSILVLFIIYAYMFILWKSHNHAVRMLSRSSQRSVIVYTAEGTKVQTVRPEQARMDLRLAKTLVLILVALIICWGPLLAIMVYDLFGKVNDFIKTVFAFCSMLTLLNSTVNPVIYAMRSKDLRRAFLNICHMCWGASQSPDNSAEADWLRRSVRAAAGRAGRNGASCGKTRIKVAQVTVSGVTESSTAEPV